A window of the Tunturibacter empetritectus genome harbors these coding sequences:
- a CDS encoding ABC transporter ATP-binding protein — MRRIWRLLLYVRPYALYSVASVGLMAVVGAMAAFRVLLVKPIFDNVLSPDAYTHDVLVFPHVPLLGRPLNLHFLVPSPLHNAWTVVAYALVVSALVKSVCDYVGTYLVNYAGFGMITDLRNDLYNAVLRRSVGFFQKHTTGTLLSTLINDIERVQTAMSSVLGEFLQQIFTLIFMIGVAIFYGGKLAWVLLLFVPVVISSARRIGRRVRQTTRKGQDKLAEIQNILHETITGNRIVKAFGMELWEMNRFRRAAKRLFSANLRSVSVQAISSPLMDGLGSVAIALLLLLGRDRIKSGSMTIGSFISFLIAVFTLYDPVRKFALFYNSFQQALGASEEIFKFMDAQDDVQEKKRAFVLKEFKEEIRFEDVGFAYESEGEVKQVLQGINLNVRPGEVIAFVGPSGAGKSSLVNLIPRFFDVNEGRILLDGHDLRDVTIASLRQQIGKVTQETVLFNDTVRNNIAYGQPDVPMSKVEEAARMALAHEFILNMPDGYNTMVGEKGTRLSGGERQRLAIARAILKNAPILILDEATSALDMESEQYVQAALANLMQGRTVFVIAHRLSTVRRASRIAVIEGGRITEIGTHDELMQHSGTYRRLYDMQFSENDAAPAGNGEGVLTVGLEGIA; from the coding sequence TTGAGGCGCATCTGGCGATTGCTGCTGTATGTCCGGCCATACGCCCTTTACTCGGTGGCGTCAGTGGGATTGATGGCAGTCGTAGGCGCGATGGCGGCGTTTCGCGTGCTGCTGGTAAAGCCAATCTTCGACAATGTGTTGAGTCCGGATGCTTACACACACGATGTGCTGGTGTTCCCTCATGTGCCTCTTCTTGGAAGGCCGTTGAACCTGCACTTTCTGGTTCCGAGTCCACTGCATAATGCGTGGACAGTCGTGGCATATGCGCTGGTGGTCTCCGCACTGGTGAAGTCGGTGTGTGACTATGTGGGGACTTACCTGGTGAACTATGCGGGCTTCGGGATGATTACCGACCTGCGCAACGATCTGTACAACGCTGTGCTGCGACGTTCGGTGGGTTTTTTTCAGAAGCACACAACGGGCACTTTGTTATCTACCCTGATCAACGATATCGAGCGCGTGCAGACGGCGATGTCGAGCGTGCTGGGGGAGTTTCTGCAGCAGATCTTTACGCTGATCTTTATGATTGGCGTGGCGATTTTCTACGGTGGGAAGCTGGCCTGGGTACTGTTGTTGTTCGTTCCTGTGGTGATCTCTTCGGCACGGCGTATCGGGCGGCGGGTGCGGCAGACGACGCGCAAGGGGCAGGACAAGCTGGCAGAGATACAGAACATACTTCACGAGACGATTACGGGCAATCGTATCGTGAAGGCGTTCGGCATGGAGTTGTGGGAGATGAACCGCTTCCGGCGCGCGGCGAAGAGGCTGTTCAGCGCCAATCTGCGGTCAGTGAGTGTGCAGGCGATTAGTTCTCCCTTGATGGATGGGCTTGGTTCAGTTGCGATTGCACTGCTGTTGCTCCTTGGCCGCGACCGCATCAAGAGCGGCTCGATGACGATCGGGTCGTTTATCTCTTTCTTGATCGCGGTGTTTACGCTGTACGACCCGGTGCGGAAGTTTGCGTTGTTTTATAACAGCTTTCAGCAGGCGCTGGGGGCAAGTGAAGAGATCTTCAAGTTTATGGATGCGCAGGACGATGTGCAGGAGAAGAAGCGCGCGTTTGTGTTGAAGGAGTTTAAGGAGGAGATCCGGTTTGAAGATGTTGGCTTCGCTTATGAGAGCGAAGGAGAGGTGAAGCAGGTGCTGCAAGGGATCAACTTGAATGTGCGGCCGGGTGAGGTTATAGCGTTTGTTGGTCCGAGTGGAGCGGGCAAGTCCTCGCTGGTGAATCTGATTCCTCGTTTCTTCGATGTGAATGAAGGAAGGATTCTGTTGGATGGGCACGATCTGCGCGATGTGACGATCGCTTCGCTGCGACAGCAGATTGGGAAGGTGACGCAAGAGACGGTGCTGTTCAACGACACAGTGCGAAATAACATCGCTTACGGTCAACCGGATGTTCCGATGAGCAAGGTGGAAGAGGCGGCGCGGATGGCGCTGGCGCATGAGTTCATTCTCAACATGCCTGACGGGTACAACACGATGGTTGGCGAGAAGGGGACACGGCTGAGCGGGGGAGAACGCCAAAGACTCGCGATTGCGCGGGCAATTTTGAAGAATGCCCCGATCCTGATTTTGGATGAGGCGACTTCGGCTCTCGACATGGAGAGTGAACAGTATGTGCAGGCGGCATTGGCGAATCTGATGCAGGGGCGGACGGTGTTTGTGATTGCCCATCGCCTGTCAACGGTGCGACGGGCCTCTCGTATTGCGGTGATTGAAGGGGGACGGATTACAGAGATTGGCACGCATGATGAGCTGATGCAGCACTCGGGGACCTACCGGCGGCTTTATGACATGCAGTTTAGTGAGAATGATGCTGCGCCAGCCGGGAACGGTGAGGGTGTGCTGACGGTCGGGCTGGAGGGGATTGCGTGA
- the rapZ gene encoding RNase adapter RapZ: MTSKRVAKSSVKSSTGTRRKKVAEAALPEHRGELVILTGLSGSGKLSALKAFEDLGYYSVDNLPLELVPSFADLVRQSAEIERAALVVDVREGMRLDQFPSILKKVLKILPTRVVFLEASEDALIRRFSETRRPHPMGGSDTVVKSIRAERKRLDPVRNVADIVLDTTKFNVHELRAHINSQFAREESGRALMISSNSFGFKNGVPAEADLVFDVRFLPNPHFVPEFLKLTGKHPKVAKYVMQFPQTKEFLDKTAEMLKFLLPHYIKEGKSYLTVAFGCTGGQHRSVFIAEEMKKRLAAEGYRVKTAHRDMPK; this comes from the coding sequence ATGACGAGCAAGCGGGTCGCGAAGAGTTCCGTGAAGTCATCCACTGGAACACGCAGGAAAAAAGTCGCAGAGGCTGCGCTTCCGGAACACCGGGGCGAACTGGTTATTCTGACAGGGCTTTCGGGATCGGGGAAGTTGTCGGCGCTGAAGGCGTTTGAAGATCTGGGGTATTACTCGGTCGATAATCTGCCGCTAGAGCTGGTGCCGAGCTTTGCGGATCTTGTGCGACAGTCCGCGGAGATCGAGCGCGCTGCGCTGGTGGTCGATGTACGGGAGGGAATGCGACTGGATCAGTTCCCGTCGATTCTGAAAAAAGTATTAAAGATACTGCCTACGCGAGTCGTCTTTTTGGAGGCTAGTGAAGACGCGTTGATTCGGCGATTCTCCGAGACGCGGCGGCCTCATCCGATGGGAGGCAGCGATACCGTGGTGAAGTCGATTCGGGCGGAGCGCAAGCGGCTGGACCCGGTTCGCAATGTCGCCGACATCGTTTTGGATACGACAAAGTTCAACGTGCATGAACTTCGGGCGCATATCAACTCACAATTTGCACGCGAAGAGAGCGGACGCGCTCTGATGATCTCGTCGAACAGCTTCGGTTTCAAGAACGGCGTGCCTGCGGAGGCGGACCTGGTGTTTGACGTGCGGTTTTTGCCGAATCCTCACTTTGTGCCGGAGTTTCTGAAACTGACTGGCAAGCATCCCAAGGTCGCGAAGTATGTAATGCAGTTTCCGCAGACGAAGGAGTTTTTGGATAAGACCGCCGAGATGTTGAAGTTTCTTCTGCCCCACTACATCAAGGAAGGGAAGAGCTACCTGACGGTGGCGTTTGGATGCACCGGGGGGCAGCATCGGTCCGTCTTTATCGCGGAAGAGATGAAGAAGCGGCTGGCGGCTGAGGGGTATCGAGTGAAGACTGCTCATCGGGATATGCCAAAGTAG
- the hpf gene encoding ribosome hibernation-promoting factor, HPF/YfiA family, with the protein MDVEYTGRQTTITKRLKSQAEEGVEAIAKIVGNSGSVHVILSTDKYRQIAEVTVQTRHQKLVARCEATDMIVALHDALAKIEQQAIRHKKRFGTIKRHPKSDLKGAAAEVVAPVARKTAVVKVATKNSVGRKAVPMLVHSFPSHSPLAEPHVVRSNDSVALRPMSIEEAVKEAAFRDREVFVFRDHGGQAMVLYRKRDGKMELIEVP; encoded by the coding sequence ATGGACGTGGAGTACACCGGCAGACAGACGACTATTACAAAAAGGCTGAAGTCACAGGCAGAAGAAGGCGTGGAGGCGATTGCGAAGATCGTCGGCAACTCCGGCAGTGTGCATGTGATTTTGTCTACGGACAAGTATCGGCAGATCGCCGAGGTGACGGTGCAGACCAGGCATCAAAAGCTGGTGGCGCGGTGTGAGGCTACGGACATGATTGTTGCGTTGCACGATGCGCTGGCGAAGATTGAGCAACAGGCGATTCGGCATAAGAAGAGATTCGGGACGATCAAGCGGCATCCGAAGTCGGATTTGAAGGGAGCTGCGGCTGAGGTGGTGGCACCTGTTGCGCGGAAGACTGCGGTGGTGAAGGTGGCGACGAAGAACAGTGTTGGCCGTAAGGCAGTGCCGATGCTGGTGCACTCTTTTCCGTCGCACTCGCCGCTTGCAGAGCCACATGTGGTGCGCTCGAATGATTCGGTTGCGTTGCGGCCGATGTCGATCGAGGAGGCAGTGAAGGAGGCTGCGTTTCGCGACCGCGAGGTGTTTGTGTTTCGCGACCATGGCGGGCAGGCGATGGTGCTCTATCGTAAGCGTGACGGAAAGATGGAGCTGATTGAAGTTCCTTAG
- the rpoN gene encoding RNA polymerase factor sigma-54: protein MLLQPKLNLKVSQRQVLTPGLVQMVSVLALNKLELREMINTEMVENPVLEELEESVATLDERAGLEGDRERSAEDVAAESERVEKDPFDEIDFGSYFQDYLDPGFRTASNFEEYDKPSFENFLSQPSTLSDHLAWQLGSLTLSPEVRAAAELVVGNLNENGYLTATDEELVEALMQMQEPERSEPIPFDRAARGRSARVWDFPETRGEDDSSGQDESLDLAAASDETVGVFLAAVREARKVVNFLDPVGVGSRDLRECLLIQICAQQGEAAIVLRRQQAHAADKAARNGAAGASDEDYGAIEVVAASDSPGREDIFSIATHVVTNCLPLLQKKDMRELTRSCGRTADEVNAAVEFIRTLDPRPGQRYNHSETRLIEPDVAFVKRDDVYVVLMNEEDMPTLRLNQGYRKMLQQKQTEKEVKEYVKERYKSAIQLLRNIEQRKNTIVRTCEVIVRRQQEFLEHGVNALKPMMIKEVAEEIGVHPSTVSRAVANKYVHTSQGVFELRFFFSEGVNGPEGGDLPLVLLKRKVKKLIEEEDERKPLTDDQLAAELQRQGIQVTRRTVAKYREDMQIPSTHQRRVR, encoded by the coding sequence GTGTTGCTGCAACCGAAGCTGAACTTGAAAGTCTCGCAACGACAGGTGTTGACCCCTGGTCTGGTGCAGATGGTCAGCGTGCTGGCGCTGAACAAGCTCGAGCTGAGAGAGATGATCAACACCGAGATGGTGGAGAATCCGGTGCTGGAGGAGTTGGAAGAGTCGGTTGCCACGCTGGATGAGAGAGCAGGGCTTGAAGGGGATCGGGAGCGCTCGGCGGAGGATGTGGCCGCGGAGAGCGAGCGGGTAGAAAAAGACCCGTTCGATGAGATCGACTTTGGCAGCTACTTCCAGGATTATCTTGACCCTGGTTTTCGGACTGCGTCAAACTTCGAGGAGTACGACAAGCCTTCGTTCGAGAACTTTCTTTCGCAGCCGAGCACATTGAGCGACCATCTCGCATGGCAGCTTGGTTCGCTGACTTTGAGCCCTGAGGTGCGTGCTGCCGCAGAGTTGGTGGTGGGAAACCTGAATGAGAATGGTTATCTGACGGCAACGGATGAGGAACTGGTGGAGGCTCTGATGCAGATGCAGGAGCCGGAACGTTCTGAGCCGATTCCATTTGATCGTGCGGCCAGAGGCAGATCGGCGAGGGTTTGGGACTTCCCGGAGACGAGGGGAGAGGACGACAGCTCCGGACAGGATGAGTCGCTGGATTTAGCGGCTGCGTCCGACGAGACCGTTGGAGTGTTTTTGGCGGCGGTCCGCGAGGCACGGAAGGTGGTTAATTTCCTCGATCCGGTAGGGGTCGGGTCGAGAGATTTGCGGGAGTGTCTGCTGATTCAGATATGCGCTCAGCAGGGTGAGGCGGCGATTGTGCTTCGACGCCAGCAGGCGCACGCGGCAGATAAGGCTGCGAGAAATGGTGCAGCTGGCGCCAGCGATGAAGACTATGGCGCGATCGAAGTGGTTGCGGCCTCGGATAGTCCAGGGCGTGAGGATATCTTCAGTATCGCGACGCACGTTGTGACAAACTGTCTGCCGCTGTTACAGAAAAAAGATATGCGCGAGCTGACACGGAGCTGCGGGCGGACGGCGGATGAGGTGAACGCGGCGGTGGAGTTTATCCGCACGTTGGATCCGCGGCCGGGACAGCGATATAACCACAGCGAAACGCGGCTGATTGAGCCGGATGTGGCGTTTGTGAAGCGCGATGATGTCTACGTCGTGTTGATGAACGAAGAGGATATGCCTACGCTTCGGTTGAACCAGGGCTATCGCAAGATGCTGCAGCAAAAGCAGACGGAGAAGGAAGTCAAAGAGTATGTGAAGGAGCGGTACAAGTCGGCGATTCAGCTGCTACGAAACATCGAGCAGAGGAAGAATACGATTGTGCGCACCTGTGAGGTGATCGTCAGGCGGCAGCAGGAGTTTCTCGAGCATGGGGTCAATGCTCTGAAGCCGATGATGATTAAAGAGGTTGCGGAGGAGATCGGGGTTCATCCTTCGACGGTTAGTCGCGCGGTGGCGAATAAGTATGTGCATACCTCACAGGGCGTGTTCGAGCTGCGCTTTTTCTTCTCTGAGGGCGTGAACGGGCCGGAGGGCGGGGATCTGCCACTGGTGCTGTTGAAGCGCAAGGTAAAGAAGCTGATTGAGGAAGAGGACGAGCGGAAGCCGTTGACGGACGATCAGCTGGCGGCTGAGTTGCAGCGGCAGGGGATTCAGGTGACCCGAAGGACGGTCGCGAAGTACCGGGAAGACATGCAGATTCCAAGCACGCACCAGCGTCGTGTACGCTGA
- the lptB gene encoding LPS export ABC transporter ATP-binding protein, with translation MKTLSTEEIGKSYGGRQVVKGVSLEIEQGEVVGLLGPNGAGKTTSFYMIVGLVRPDSGRVLADGHDISRLPMYLRARNYGISYLPQEPSVFRKLTVQDNILAVLEAQQLSWESRRTRTEKLIEQLNLGHVRKTRGYALSGGERRRVEIARCLAIEPAFILLDEPFSGIDPIAVLDLQEIIFGLKKSGIGVLITDHNVRETLSVTDRAYIIAEGKIFKAGTPGELGRDPEVRRIYLGENFSMD, from the coding sequence ATGAAGACCTTATCGACGGAGGAGATCGGCAAGTCGTACGGCGGCCGCCAAGTGGTGAAGGGGGTCAGCCTCGAGATCGAACAGGGCGAGGTAGTTGGTCTGCTTGGGCCGAACGGCGCGGGGAAGACGACGAGTTTTTACATGATCGTTGGGCTGGTGCGTCCGGATTCGGGGCGCGTGCTTGCGGATGGGCACGACATCAGCCGGCTGCCGATGTATCTGCGGGCGAGGAACTATGGGATTAGTTATCTGCCGCAGGAGCCTTCAGTGTTTCGCAAGCTGACGGTGCAGGACAATATTCTGGCGGTGCTGGAGGCGCAGCAGTTGAGCTGGGAGAGCCGGCGGACGCGCACGGAGAAGCTGATTGAGCAGCTGAATCTGGGACATGTGCGCAAGACGCGGGGCTATGCCTTGAGCGGGGGAGAGCGCAGGAGGGTGGAGATTGCGCGGTGTCTTGCGATCGAGCCGGCGTTCATTTTGCTGGATGAGCCGTTTTCAGGTATCGATCCGATTGCGGTGCTGGATCTGCAAGAGATCATCTTCGGGTTGAAGAAGAGCGGGATTGGGGTGCTGATTACGGACCACAATGTGCGGGAGACATTGTCCGTGACCGATAGGGCCTACATCATTGCCGAAGGGAAGATTTTTAAGGCTGGAACGCCGGGCGAATTAGGGCGCGATCCCGAGGTGCGGCGGATCTATCTGGGCGAAAACTTCTCGATGGATTGA
- a CDS encoding LptA/OstA family protein: MNVSVERLRVWLLAGAGLLVIVIASFLGYAHYRAHRFLTNLPKKLGVNVRRETNGFTYSQSVQGRTVYTIHAAKAVERADGKVTLHDVGIVLYGRKEDRADRIYGKEFEYDQKNEVIRAEGEVHIDLQAPETADANAKMDYAAGKDLHGSEAAEKKDVRLIHVTTSGLVFLQKLGVAATDNEIEFESGGLTGHAVGADYNSDTGVVVLHSAVRVNGLERDRPVVLTASRAELDRQNERAVLTQAKYTAVGGKGNAGETAQARNVVAHLRPDGTVERIEAEGEVTLTDGTGGMVMAPRGEMMLSAQSQPQSAVMSGGVKYSVDEPLRQAKGEAGHGQAAFDKAGRPEHVVMTGAVHLNEWVRTDASSDAWGERELNARQIELALFAGVNGKAELRDAKATGDARLKVMNPAGIHGGGGGPTSSALAGDVLTAHFVRVGSADHLAEVHGDGHTSMRRVNGKGVVDTSSGDSLVAHFRPGSAGVSRRASATGKGQSADEVTNAIEQGHVVMTELPVKKPGDSAAPVEERVTAEKAIYDGELERTTLTGNVQVSNGTSVLWADRVVAEQQTGDAAADGSVKASFSQVGSEAEPVHVLASRAEMKHDSQVAKFYGAGSNGKPARLWHGASQVDAPVIEFEQKQKRLLAHGEGQGAPGAVHTVLVSAGTGVKADSAKADNKTGKQMGGGKTSVVRVVSRDLVYSEEARKADFTGGVQVDSSDGSMRGQQAVVYLQAAPANGVKKADGAAGGGFMGGSVERVVASGRIEMQQPGRRASGEQLVYTASDGVFVLTGTPAALPKVVDDQRGTVTGTSLRFHSGDENVVVSNEGESSAGQRVRTETRVKNKE; encoded by the coding sequence ATGAACGTTTCGGTAGAACGGCTGCGGGTCTGGTTGCTGGCAGGTGCAGGCCTGCTGGTGATCGTGATCGCCTCTTTTCTGGGATATGCCCACTACCGGGCACACCGGTTTCTGACGAATCTGCCGAAGAAGCTGGGGGTGAACGTTCGACGGGAGACCAACGGGTTTACCTACTCTCAGTCGGTGCAAGGTCGGACGGTCTATACGATACATGCGGCGAAGGCGGTGGAACGCGCGGACGGCAAGGTGACGCTGCACGATGTGGGGATCGTGCTGTATGGGCGGAAGGAGGATCGCGCGGACAGAATCTACGGAAAAGAGTTTGAGTATGACCAGAAGAACGAGGTGATCCGAGCGGAGGGAGAGGTGCATATCGATCTGCAGGCACCGGAGACGGCGGATGCGAACGCGAAGATGGACTATGCGGCAGGGAAGGATCTGCATGGTTCGGAAGCGGCTGAGAAAAAGGATGTACGGCTGATCCATGTAACGACCAGCGGGCTGGTTTTTTTACAGAAGCTGGGTGTGGCGGCGACGGACAATGAGATTGAGTTCGAGTCGGGTGGGCTGACTGGCCATGCGGTCGGCGCGGACTACAACTCGGATACGGGAGTGGTGGTGCTGCACTCGGCAGTGAGGGTGAATGGACTGGAGCGCGACAGACCGGTGGTGTTGACGGCATCGCGGGCGGAACTGGACCGGCAGAACGAAAGAGCTGTGTTGACGCAGGCGAAGTATACAGCGGTGGGCGGCAAGGGAAATGCAGGGGAGACCGCGCAGGCGAGGAATGTTGTCGCGCATCTGCGGCCGGATGGAACGGTGGAGCGGATTGAGGCGGAGGGAGAGGTGACGCTCACGGATGGAACGGGCGGGATGGTGATGGCTCCGCGAGGCGAGATGATGTTGAGTGCGCAGAGTCAGCCGCAGTCGGCGGTGATGTCGGGTGGGGTGAAGTATTCGGTGGATGAACCGCTGCGGCAGGCCAAGGGAGAGGCGGGGCACGGACAGGCGGCGTTCGATAAGGCGGGCAGGCCGGAGCATGTGGTGATGACAGGCGCGGTGCATCTGAACGAGTGGGTTCGGACGGATGCGTCCAGTGACGCATGGGGTGAGCGTGAGTTGAACGCGAGGCAGATAGAGTTAGCGTTATTTGCAGGCGTCAATGGGAAGGCCGAGTTGCGGGATGCGAAGGCTACGGGTGACGCGCGGTTGAAGGTGATGAATCCGGCTGGCATCCATGGCGGGGGCGGTGGGCCGACCAGTAGCGCGTTGGCCGGGGATGTCTTGACGGCGCACTTTGTGCGTGTGGGGAGTGCAGACCATCTTGCGGAGGTGCATGGTGATGGGCACACGTCGATGCGTCGAGTGAATGGGAAGGGTGTCGTCGATACGAGTTCGGGTGATTCTCTGGTGGCGCACTTTCGGCCTGGGAGCGCGGGAGTGTCGCGCAGGGCAAGTGCTACTGGGAAGGGGCAGAGTGCTGATGAAGTTACAAACGCGATTGAACAAGGGCATGTGGTGATGACAGAGTTGCCGGTGAAGAAACCGGGAGATTCTGCGGCTCCGGTAGAGGAGAGAGTAACGGCGGAAAAGGCTATTTACGACGGGGAACTGGAACGGACGACGTTGACGGGCAATGTGCAGGTGAGCAATGGGACGAGCGTGTTGTGGGCGGATCGAGTAGTGGCGGAGCAGCAGACGGGCGATGCTGCGGCGGATGGTTCGGTGAAGGCGAGTTTCAGCCAGGTGGGGAGTGAGGCGGAGCCGGTGCACGTGCTGGCATCGCGTGCGGAGATGAAGCATGATTCGCAGGTGGCGAAGTTTTACGGGGCGGGATCGAATGGTAAGCCGGCGCGGTTGTGGCATGGTGCTTCGCAGGTGGACGCTCCGGTGATTGAGTTTGAACAGAAGCAGAAGCGGCTGCTGGCGCACGGTGAGGGACAGGGCGCGCCTGGTGCAGTGCATACTGTGTTGGTGAGTGCCGGGACTGGTGTCAAAGCGGATTCAGCCAAGGCCGATAACAAGACCGGTAAGCAGATGGGCGGCGGTAAGACCAGCGTGGTTCGCGTGGTTAGCCGGGATCTGGTTTATTCGGAGGAGGCGCGCAAGGCGGACTTTACGGGCGGGGTTCAGGTGGATAGCTCGGATGGAAGTATGCGGGGACAGCAGGCGGTGGTGTATCTGCAGGCAGCTCCGGCTAATGGCGTGAAGAAGGCTGATGGTGCGGCGGGTGGTGGGTTCATGGGTGGGAGTGTGGAGAGAGTTGTGGCGAGTGGCCGTATTGAGATGCAGCAGCCTGGCCGGCGCGCGAGCGGTGAGCAGCTTGTGTATACGGCGAGCGACGGCGTGTTTGTTTTGACCGGGACACCTGCTGCGTTGCCGAAGGTTGTGGACGATCAGCGGGGGACCGTGACAGGTACGTCTTTGCGATTCCACAGCGGGGATGAGAACGTCGTGGTTTCTAATGAAGGAGAGAGTAGCGCGGGGCAACGGGTGCGCACGGAGACGCGGGTGAAGAACAAGGAATGA